The genomic interval ATTATCTGGATTATCTAGTTTTACTTCAAATGTATCTCCAATTTGTTTTCCTGATTTATCCTGTACTTTAAAAATCATTGTTTTAAGTTGTGATTGATCAAAACTGTTTTGATATAACGCAAACTGATCAAACTTCACCGGATGATTAACACGCACACTATCATCTTTTAATTTAGTAAGTTCTGGCGCACTTCCGATTACTGAAGTATCTGCATTATTTTTATATATCGTAACTTTTGACTCATAATTTTTTGCAATTTTATTCATCGCGGCGTCAGTTGATTTACTATTAATATTTGACATAGAATCTTTGTCATATTGTTCGAAAATAAATTTGTTATTTTTAATGTAAAACTCGTTATGCGTACCAGGAATTACTTTCGTATCACCTTCAGCAATACCTACAAACTCATCAATATAAAACGCAGGAACGAATCGAAGCATTGCCCCAAGCAATAAAATTATCAGCCCAGTATGGTTAATATATGGACCATATCTACTGAAACGCCCTTTCTCAGCAAGAATATGTCCATCCTCCATGCGTACTTTATATTTGTTTTCCTTTAAAGTATCAGCAATTTCCGTATTCAATTGCTGATCATGTAATGTCAGACGTTGACGTCTGAAAAATGATGCATGTTTTTTGACTGTCTGGTTTTTAAGTGACTTATGTAATGGAACACCTCTGTCGATACTTGCAGCAATAATTGAAAATGCGACAAATACTAGTAGGATTAGAAACCACCACGATGTATATAAGTTATCAAACCCTAATTGGTAATAAATTTTGCCGAGTACCCCATACTTTTCCTCATAAAAAGTTGACGGATCTTCTCCAACAGGAATGAAATACTGTTGCGGAAACATCGTTCCAAGTGCAGATGCCACTA from Macrococcus armenti carries:
- the resB gene encoding cytochrome c biogenesis protein ResB — its product is MKDQSITCTCGHVNPPGTQLCQNCGRLINDDYDKKKITDVMRYDGQAVRSKTKNKSVTDKIWNFFASVKTGVTLLVLTVVASALGTMFPQQYFIPVGEDPSTFYEEKYGVLGKIYYQLGFDNLYTSWWFLILLVFVAFSIIAASIDRGVPLHKSLKNQTVKKHASFFRRQRLTLHDQQLNTEIADTLKENKYKVRMEDGHILAEKGRFSRYGPYINHTGLIILLLGAMLRFVPAFYIDEFVGIAEGDTKVIPGTHNEFYIKNNKFIFEQYDKDSMSNINSKSTDAAMNKIAKNYESKVTIYKNNADTSVIGSAPELTKLKDDSVRVNHPVKFDQFALYQNSFDQSQLKTMIFKVQDKSGKQIGDTFEVKLDNPDNDYKVSKQMSVHLRNYAPDFDNISENGTLTTKSPLPNNPAFVFEVNDGNKSEYSLLKIRSSQEISKNNKYDIKFVSATNKTVTYLTVKKDLTLPVLFIGFSIFLFGLAIGSYINHRRIWINTNDGTLAAHTNRNYYGFKKEIDSMLEKHHLQKVNDKYEMEDKDE